One stretch of Comamonas testosteroni DNA includes these proteins:
- a CDS encoding TIGR04028 family ABC transporter substrate-binding protein, with translation MNVFFPSQTDPSIKQPVHKPAQRRALWAAVAVLTGGMLLAGCSRQSGTAQAGASAEPVQGGTLVYLEQQAHTNLYPPAGGFYPNGGVLNQITDKLTYQDPETLEIQPWIAESWTVNADATEYSFKLRSGVSFSDGSPLDAAAVARNFDTYGLGNKALKQPVSEVINNYERSEVVDPLTVKFFFKKPSPGFLQGTSVIGSGLVSPATLDRPFEELGDATRIIGSGPFVVASETLGKELVLKARKDYSWGPAKLAHQGRARLDEVKFIVTPEDSVRIGALLAGQAGFIRQVQAYDEKRVEQQKFAIYAPSTRGVNNSIAIRPDNALVADLKVRQALLHGTNTKEIVETLFSPRYPQARSVIASTAAGYVDLSAKLVFDEARARQLLDEAGWSLGANGLRQKNGQDFVLSTYESLPQPQNKETLQLVAQQWARLGIKLNVLAGDSGSRTVDTLDPDKTGVLPGMVGRADPDVIKSNYYPSNRNVLLQKGGVSQKVKSFEDGKLNRLFDAIAAETDANRRLALTGEVQNYLIDQAYVIPIFEEPQAFAGATWVREVGFEAVGRPSFYSTWLAKR, from the coding sequence ATGAACGTGTTTTTCCCTTCGCAGACGGATCCATCGATAAAACAGCCGGTGCACAAGCCGGCCCAACGCCGAGCCCTATGGGCCGCAGTGGCGGTACTGACGGGCGGCATGCTGCTGGCCGGCTGCTCCAGGCAATCCGGCACGGCCCAGGCCGGCGCCTCGGCGGAACCGGTCCAGGGTGGCACCCTGGTCTACCTCGAACAGCAGGCACACACCAATCTCTATCCGCCTGCCGGGGGCTTCTATCCCAACGGCGGTGTGCTCAACCAGATCACGGACAAGCTGACCTATCAGGACCCCGAGACACTGGAGATCCAGCCCTGGATCGCCGAGTCCTGGACCGTGAACGCCGATGCCACCGAGTACAGCTTCAAGCTGCGCTCCGGCGTGAGCTTCTCGGACGGATCGCCGCTGGACGCGGCCGCCGTGGCGCGCAACTTCGACACCTATGGCCTGGGCAACAAGGCGCTCAAGCAGCCGGTTTCCGAGGTCATCAACAATTACGAACGCAGCGAAGTCGTCGATCCGCTGACCGTGAAATTCTTCTTCAAGAAACCCTCGCCGGGCTTTCTCCAGGGCACTTCGGTGATCGGCTCGGGCCTGGTCTCGCCGGCCACGCTGGATCGTCCATTCGAGGAGCTTGGCGATGCCACGCGCATCATAGGTTCGGGCCCCTTCGTGGTGGCCAGCGAGACCCTGGGCAAGGAGCTGGTGCTCAAGGCGCGCAAGGACTACAGCTGGGGCCCGGCCAAGCTGGCCCACCAGGGCCGCGCACGCCTGGATGAAGTCAAGTTCATCGTCACGCCCGAGGACAGCGTGCGCATAGGCGCACTGCTGGCCGGCCAGGCCGGCTTCATCCGCCAGGTCCAGGCCTATGACGAAAAGCGCGTGGAGCAGCAGAAGTTCGCCATCTATGCGCCTTCCACGCGGGGCGTGAACAACAGCATCGCCATCCGTCCCGACAACGCCCTGGTGGCCGATCTCAAGGTGCGCCAGGCCCTGCTGCATGGCACCAATACCAAGGAGATTGTGGAAACCCTCTTCTCGCCGCGCTACCCGCAGGCACGCTCGGTGATCGCCTCCACGGCAGCCGGCTATGTGGACCTGTCGGCCAAGCTGGTCTTTGACGAGGCCAGGGCCAGACAATTGCTTGACGAGGCCGGCTGGAGCCTGGGCGCCAACGGCCTGCGCCAGAAGAACGGCCAGGACTTCGTGCTCTCGACCTACGAATCACTGCCCCAGCCGCAGAACAAGGAAACCCTGCAGCTCGTGGCCCAGCAATGGGCCAGGTTGGGCATCAAGCTCAATGTGCTGGCCGGAGACTCGGGCAGCCGCACGGTGGACACGCTGGACCCCGACAAGACCGGCGTGCTTCCGGGCATGGTGGGCCGCGCCGATCCCGACGTGATCAAGAGCAATTACTACCCGAGCAACCGCAATGTACTGCTGCAAAAAGGCGGTGTGAGCCAGAAGGTCAAGTCCTTCGAGGACGGCAAGCTCAACCGCCTGTTCGATGCTATTGCTGCCGAGACCGATGCCAACCGACGCCTGGCGCTGACCGGCGAGGTGCAGAACTATCTGATCGATCAGGCCTATGTGATCCCGATCTTCGAGGAGCCCCAGGCCTTCGCGGGTGCGACCTGGGTGCGTGAGGTGGGCTTCGAGGCCGTGGGCCGTCCCAGCTTCTACAGCACCTGGCTGGCCAAGCGCTGA
- a CDS encoding ABC transporter permease, giving the protein MPRHYLLGRIAQAALVLWAAFTASFILLQLLPGDAVLIKFLNPELGLGPQEIADIRAAYGADQPVWQQYLHTLAQFLTGHFGYSLQAGVPVSQGLATSLPPTLRLAALGFSTAALLAIALAAAASLAPLAWLRNALQALPSVFVSVPVFWLGIMLIQVLSFRLGWIPVINPGPWEGLVLPTLTLAIPISAPLAQILLRNIDTMLAQPFVAVARAKGASRAWVLLHHVARNALLPTLTIAGVLFGELLAGAVVTEAVFGLNGLGTLTQQAVGNQDTAVLQAVVVVSAAAFVLINLAVDLLYPLLDPRLRHSVENRA; this is encoded by the coding sequence ATGCCTCGCCACTATCTGCTTGGCCGCATCGCACAGGCCGCCCTGGTGCTGTGGGCGGCTTTCACCGCCTCCTTCATACTGCTGCAACTGCTGCCGGGCGACGCCGTGCTGATCAAGTTCCTGAACCCCGAGCTGGGCCTGGGCCCGCAGGAGATCGCCGACATCCGCGCCGCCTATGGCGCCGACCAGCCCGTCTGGCAGCAATACCTGCACACGCTGGCTCAGTTCCTCACGGGCCATTTCGGCTACTCGCTGCAGGCCGGCGTTCCCGTGAGCCAGGGCCTGGCCACCAGTCTGCCGCCCACGCTGCGCCTGGCGGCCCTGGGCTTTTCCACGGCGGCGCTGCTGGCCATCGCTCTGGCGGCCGCAGCCAGCCTCGCGCCGCTGGCCTGGCTGCGCAATGCCCTGCAAGCCCTGCCCTCGGTCTTCGTCTCCGTGCCCGTTTTCTGGCTGGGCATCATGCTGATCCAGGTGCTGTCCTTCCGTCTGGGCTGGATTCCCGTCATCAATCCCGGCCCCTGGGAAGGCCTGGTCCTTCCCACGCTGACGCTGGCCATCCCCATTTCGGCGCCACTGGCCCAGATCCTGCTGCGCAATATCGACACCATGCTGGCCCAGCCCTTCGTGGCCGTGGCGCGCGCCAAGGGCGCCTCTCGCGCCTGGGTGCTGCTGCACCATGTGGCGCGCAATGCCTTGCTGCCCACCTTGACGATTGCCGGCGTGCTGTTCGGCGAGCTGCTGGCCGGTGCCGTGGTCACCGAGGCCGTGTTCGGCCTCAACGGCCTGGGCACGCTGACCCAGCAGGCCGTGGGCAACCAGGACACGGCCGTGCTCCAGGCCGTGGTCGTCGTCTCGGCCGCCGCCTTCGTGCTCATCAACCTCGCCGTGGACCTGCTCTACCCGCTGCTCGATCCTCGTTTGCGTCATTCTGTGGAGAACCGGGCATGA
- a CDS encoding ABC transporter permease has product MNTAASTAIPKPLASGVASSAAPRLAPSPAPAAKSLRPVLIDLQRLRRLPPTLALAWLVIATAALWALVPGWFAHQNPVVGQAGQQLLEPGLAHWLGTDALGRDLWARVVHGSVHSLSGAFLAVAVGLVAGTLIGLLAGATGGRVDDALMRFVDVLLAVPSLLLSLTIIILLGFGTINAAIAVGVASVAGFARLVRSEVVRVRRSDYVEAAFGSGGRFAAVLWRHVLPNSLTSVVALAALQFGSAILSISTLGFLGYGAPPPTPEWGLLIAEGRNYIATAWWLTTAPGLVVVAVVLAANRIGASFARRPA; this is encoded by the coding sequence ATGAACACCGCCGCCTCGACCGCCATTCCCAAGCCCCTGGCATCCGGCGTCGCATCGTCCGCAGCGCCCAGGCTGGCGCCCTCGCCGGCACCGGCCGCAAAAAGCCTGCGCCCCGTCCTGATCGATCTGCAAAGGCTCAGGCGCCTGCCGCCCACGCTGGCCCTGGCATGGCTGGTGATTGCCACCGCCGCGCTGTGGGCCCTGGTTCCGGGCTGGTTTGCCCATCAGAACCCCGTCGTCGGCCAGGCCGGCCAACAGTTGCTGGAGCCCGGCCTCGCGCACTGGCTGGGCACGGATGCGCTGGGGCGTGATCTCTGGGCCCGCGTGGTGCATGGTTCGGTGCACTCCTTGTCGGGTGCTTTCCTGGCCGTGGCCGTGGGCCTGGTGGCGGGCACGCTGATCGGCCTGCTGGCCGGTGCCACGGGCGGCCGTGTCGATGATGCGCTGATGCGCTTCGTCGACGTGCTGCTGGCCGTGCCCTCGCTGCTGCTGTCGCTGACCATCATCATCTTGCTGGGCTTTGGCACCATCAATGCTGCCATCGCCGTGGGGGTGGCATCCGTGGCCGGCTTCGCTCGCCTGGTGCGCTCGGAAGTGGTTCGCGTGCGGCGCTCCGACTATGTGGAGGCGGCCTTCGGCAGCGGCGGACGCTTTGCCGCCGTACTGTGGCGCCATGTGCTGCCCAATTCGCTGACCTCGGTGGTGGCCCTGGCCGCGCTGCAGTTCGGCTCGGCCATCCTGTCGATCTCCACGCTGGGCTTTCTGGGTTACGGCGCGCCGCCGCCCACGCCAGAATGGGGTCTGCTGATCGCCGAAGGGCGCAACTACATCGCCACCGCCTGGTGGCTGACCACGGCGCCGGGCCTGGTCGTGGTGGCCGTGGTGCTGGCCGCCAACCGCATCGGCGCCTCCTTCGCGCGGAGGCCGGCATGA